One genomic window of Trichlorobacter lovleyi includes the following:
- a CDS encoding fused MFS/spermidine synthase, with protein sequence MTRQFRLLLLSLLFLSGFTGLCYEICWIRAAGRIFGATAFAVSSVVALFFAGMALGAHYFGNCVQRWKQPLRVYALLEIGIGTGAMLSLPLLTLLEQPYQLLYQAGFQNDSTLALTRLLLIGLIIIPPTFLMGGTLPLFTQFYDTAGKELGFLYALNSLGAAAGCLLCGFILLPMLGISSTLLLIGLMAQGTGLLLLYLLKYDPHSVAIPAAVTAFPDRSFNSTGQALLYPVIFGTGFCALSYEIIWTRFLSLITHNTVYTYTISLLVTLLGISAGSILARLHRPALRHPTALAAAYILNSLFVLLSLLLPTAAWDWAGSSESPVMVLLICLALMFIPALCSGLTFPLLFDLIRQARYSSGKRVGRLLAVNTAGCVAGSLLTGFILLPLLGMHATLLVTTGLCLLLGILVMLFFERGRPWRVRGLIACVSLAAWLCLISTTTVHLPQSYLAKGKKLVDYVEGKNSFISVVQKNGDLTMELDRLWQGKKGTGHQIMAAHLPMLLHPAAQEILVVGIGAGQAPSRFLYYDITRLDCVDIESSLPQVLKKHFQGSWLNDPRVSFIAEDGRTVARYGKRRYDLISVEVGQIFRPQASAFYTLEFYRNAREKLAQDGIIAQFLPVGFFNQDQLKSVIRTFLAVFPHSTLWYNQHAELLLIGSPDRDLAIRAEGVRVLKQNSRVRAELFFGYPGTEEHFLNLPEVLAASFLMGPKTLANISTDAPLLSNDRPVLEYGTARTTYAPQRFKKLFTEQYDSPRSIIKFTDPEAILPKSTRIQEYYLTNGFN encoded by the coding sequence ATGACACGACAGTTCCGCTTACTCCTGCTGAGCCTCTTGTTCCTCTCCGGGTTCACCGGACTTTGCTACGAAATCTGCTGGATCAGGGCAGCCGGCAGGATATTCGGAGCCACAGCCTTTGCCGTCAGTTCCGTGGTTGCGCTGTTCTTTGCCGGAATGGCGCTGGGTGCGCACTATTTCGGCAACTGTGTGCAACGGTGGAAACAACCGTTACGGGTCTACGCACTGCTTGAGATCGGCATCGGCACCGGAGCCATGCTCAGCTTGCCCCTGCTGACCCTGCTTGAACAGCCGTACCAGCTGCTCTACCAAGCCGGTTTTCAGAACGATAGCACCCTGGCACTGACTCGTCTGCTGCTGATCGGTCTGATCATCATTCCGCCGACCTTTCTAATGGGGGGAACACTACCGCTCTTTACCCAGTTTTACGATACAGCAGGCAAGGAGCTGGGATTTCTCTATGCCCTGAACAGCCTCGGTGCAGCAGCCGGTTGCCTGCTCTGCGGCTTTATCTTGCTGCCGATGCTCGGCATCAGCAGCACGCTGCTGCTGATCGGCCTGATGGCCCAGGGGACGGGGCTGCTTCTGCTGTACCTGCTGAAATATGATCCGCATTCCGTAGCTATCCCTGCAGCAGTTACAGCCTTTCCTGACCGGAGCTTTAATTCAACCGGACAGGCGCTGCTGTATCCCGTTATCTTCGGCACCGGCTTCTGTGCACTTTCTTACGAGATCATCTGGACCCGCTTTCTGTCGCTGATCACCCACAACACGGTCTATACCTATACCATCAGTCTGCTGGTAACCCTGCTGGGGATAAGTGCAGGCAGCATACTGGCCCGCCTGCACCGGCCCGCCCTGCGCCACCCGACTGCATTGGCTGCGGCCTACATCCTGAACTCGCTGTTTGTTCTGCTATCGCTACTACTGCCGACAGCGGCCTGGGACTGGGCCGGATCAAGCGAATCACCGGTGATGGTACTGCTGATCTGTCTGGCGCTGATGTTTATTCCGGCGCTCTGCTCCGGTCTCACCTTTCCTTTGCTGTTTGATCTGATCAGGCAGGCACGTTACAGCAGCGGCAAACGTGTGGGGAGGCTGCTTGCTGTCAACACAGCGGGCTGTGTTGCCGGTTCGCTGTTGACCGGCTTTATCCTGCTGCCGTTGCTGGGCATGCACGCCACCCTGCTGGTTACCACCGGCCTGTGTCTGCTGTTGGGAATTCTAGTCATGCTCTTTTTTGAGCGGGGCAGACCCTGGCGGGTCAGGGGGCTGATTGCGTGCGTCAGCCTGGCGGCGTGGCTGTGCCTGATCAGCACAACAACCGTACATCTGCCGCAGAGTTATCTGGCCAAGGGGAAAAAGCTGGTCGATTACGTGGAGGGCAAGAACAGTTTTATCTCTGTGGTTCAAAAAAACGGCGATCTGACCATGGAGTTGGATCGTCTGTGGCAGGGCAAGAAAGGCACCGGGCACCAGATCATGGCGGCCCACCTTCCGATGCTGCTCCACCCGGCTGCACAGGAGATCCTGGTGGTTGGGATCGGCGCCGGACAGGCGCCAAGCAGGTTCCTCTACTACGACATCACCCGCCTGGATTGCGTGGATATTGAAAGCAGCCTTCCGCAGGTGCTCAAGAAGCATTTTCAGGGAAGCTGGCTCAACGATCCACGGGTCTCATTCATTGCCGAAGACGGTCGCACCGTGGCACGGTACGGCAAGCGGCGGTATGACCTGATCTCGGTTGAGGTGGGGCAGATCTTCAGGCCGCAGGCATCGGCCTTCTATACCCTTGAATTTTATCGCAACGCCAGGGAAAAACTGGCTCAGGACGGCATCATCGCCCAATTTCTGCCGGTCGGCTTCTTCAACCAAGACCAGCTCAAGTCGGTGATCAGAACCTTTCTGGCAGTGTTCCCCCACAGCACCCTCTGGTACAATCAACATGCCGAACTGTTGCTGATCGGTTCCCCCGACAGAGATTTAGCGATTCGGGCGGAAGGGGTCAGGGTATTGAAGCAGAACAGCAGGGTACGTGCCGAACTGTTCTTCGGCTACCCCGGCACCGAGGAGCATTTTTTGAATCTGCCGGAAGTGCTGGCTGCAAGCTTCCTGATGGGGCCGAAAACTCTGGCAAATATCTCGACAGACGCCCCTCTTCTAAGCAACGACAGGCCAGTGCTTGAATACGGAACCGCACGGACAACCTATGCGCCACAACGTTTCAAAAAACTCTTTACCGAGCAGTATGACTCACCACGCAGTATCATCAAGTTTACCGATCCCGAGGCAATACTGCCGAAAAGCACCAGAATCCAGGAATACTACCTAACTAACGGGTTTAACTGA